The genomic interval CAAGGGACTGCGCCGGGGCCTGTCCGTGCCCGAAGCGGCGGCAAACGCGGTCGCCACGACAGGACGCGCCGTCGTCTTCGCGGGCGCCACCGTCTGTATCGCCCTGCTCGGCATGCTGATACTGCAGCTGTCGTTCCTCAACGGCGTCGCGATCGCCGCCTCGCTCACCGTCGTGCTCACCGTCGCCGCATCGGTGACCCTGCTGCCCGCCCTGCTCTCCCTCATCGGCATGAAGGCCCTCAGCCGCCGTGAGCGCAGGCACCTCGCCGAGCACGGACCGCAGCCCGAGCTGCCCACCGGCTTCGCCGCCCGCTGGTCCGCCTTCGTCGAGCGCCACCCCAAGCTGCTGGGCGCCGTCGCGGCCGTCGTGATGCTGGTCCTCGCGCTGCCCATGCTCTCGCTCCACCTGGGCACGTCCGACCAGGGCAACAACCCGGCAACCACGACGACCCGCTCGGCGTACGACCTGCTCGCCGACGGTTTCGGCCCCGGCAGCAACGGCCCGCTGACCCTCGTCGCCGAAGTCGACGGCGCCGACGACAAGGCCGCCATGAACGCCCTCGGGGACAGCCTGGGCACGGCCGAGGGCGTCGCCTCCGTCGGCCCGGTGACGTACAACAGCGGCGGCGACACGGCCGTCCTCTCCGTCGTACCCGAGACATCGCCGCAGTCGCAGGACACCAGCGACCTGGTCGACCGGCTGCGCGAGAGCGTCCTGCCCCAGGCCGAACAGGGCACGTCCCTGGAGGTCTACGTCGGCGGGGTCACCGCGAGCTACGACGATTTCGCCGAGATCATAGTCGGGAAGCTGCCGCTCTTCGTCGGCGTCGTCATCGCGCTCGGCTGCGCCCTGCTGCTGCTCGCCTTCCGAAGCGTCGGCATCCCGCTGAAGGCGGCGCTGATGAACGTGCTCGCCGTCGCCTCCTCCTTCGGAATCGTCGTCGCGATCTTCCAGTGGGGTTGGGGCAGCGAGCTGCTCGGACTCGGCAGCGCCGGCCCGATCGAGCCATTCCTGCCAGTGATCATGGTCTCGGTCCTTTTCGGCCTCTCCATGGACTACCAGGTCTTCCTGGTCAGCCGGATGTACGAGGAGTGGCTCGAAACCGGCGACAACCGGCGGGCCGTACGGGTCGGCCTGGCCGAGACCAGCCGCGTGATCAACTCCGCCGCGGTGATCATGATCGCTGTCTTCCTGGCCTTCGTACTGAGCGGCGACCGCGTCATCGCGATGTTCGGCATCGCACTCGCCTCCGCCGTCGCGCTGGACGCTTTCGTCCTCCGTACGCTCCTGGTGCCCGCCCTCATGCACATGCTGGGCGGGGCGAACTGGTGGCTGCCGCGCAGCCTCGACCGGTGGCTGCCGCGGATCAGCATCGAACCGCCCGAGTGCCGTCCTGCCCATGAAAAGATTCCGGGACAGCGCGCGAGCGAACAGGAAGAGCTCGTGCAATAGCCGTCGAGGAGCAGGATGTTCGCGATACCGCTGGGTGACGATGCCGAGCTGCGCCCCCTGGAGCCGTGGCAGGCCGAGGAGTACCTCGCTCACATCGACCGCGGTCGCGCACACATCGGCCAGTACATCGGGCTCGCGTCGGCGGCCACCGACCTCGCGTCGGCGCGGGCTTTCCTCCAGTCGTACGCCGACAAGCAGGCCGCCGACGCGGGCCGGATCTACGGCATCTGGCTCGAAGGCACGCTCGTCGGCGGGGTGCTCTTCCGGGTCTTCGACGCCGCCGCGGGCAACTGTGAGGCGGGCTGCTGGCTGGAGGAGTCCGCGGTGGGCCGGGGGCTGGTCACGCGCGCGACGCGGGTGCTGATCGACTGGGCGGTGGACGTGCGGGGGATGCACCGCGTCGAGTGGCTGGTTTCCTCCGCGAACACGGCCAGCGTCAATGTCGCGAAGCGGCTGGGGATGACGCGGGACGGCGTACTGCGCGAGAGCTACGCGTACCGGGGTGTACGGCACGACATGGAGGTCTGGTCGGTGCTGGGGCAGGAGTGGCGCGAGCAGCGTTAAGACGGCTCTCAGAAACGGCACCTAGCGTGCGAGGTATGACAGCCACACCCCCCGCCACCAAGTCCGACGAAGCAGCCGCACCCGAGGGCGAGCTCAAGAAGACCGACCAGGCCGAGAAGGCCGAAGAAATCGCGGACCAGGACGTCACCGACGCCGACGCTGATGTCGACTCCATCGACGACTCCATCGACGAGGGTGACGACGAGGACGACGATGCCGCGGACGACGACGCTCCGCGCGTCTCCTCCGGCGTCGGCACCGGCGCCGCCGCCGTCGTCTCCACGGTGCTCGGCTTCGCCGCCCTCACCGGCACCTGGACCAGCCGCGTCGCCGCCGAGCGCCAGACGCTCATCGGCCAGCTGACAACCGCCCAGACCAGCACTCCGGCCGAGCAGGTCGCCGCGATCTACGGCGACGCCTGGCACCTCACCGCCCTCGTCAACGGCGGCTTCGCGCTGCTCGCCCTGGTCGTCGGCGTCGTGGTGCTGGCCCGCCCGGCGTTCGGTACGCCCGGCAGCAGCAGCACGCAGGCCGGCTGGGTCCGCTCCGTGGCCTGGGCGGGCGTCGCGCTCGGCGTCCTGGGGATGATCATCTCCGCGGGCATGTACCTCGACCTCTTCGCCTCGATGCCGACGCCGCCCGCCACAGGTGCGGGCGCCGGAGCAGGGCAGTAATGAGGCAGTAAGGCAGCCGGAACAGGGGCCTTAGGCACGTACACGCCCGACCTCGTACGTACCTAAGGCCCCTCGTGCCACCAACATGCGGCACTCTCCCGATGTGCTGGACCCCCCTGGGAAACGAGAGTTGAGGCATCGCAGAAAGCGACCTCAACGAATGACTCACCAGGGAGCACACGATGTTCGAGTATGAAATGCAGAAGCTGCACGCCGCCGAACTCATCCAGCGGGCCGACGCCCAGCGCCTCGTCAAGCAGGCCGTCAACGCCGGCCGCGCCGACCGCAGGTCCGCCCGCCGGTCGGCGAAGAACGCATCGGAAGGGCCGGTGAGTTCACTGCGCAGCCGATTCGCCCGGGCCGCGTGACCTCGGCGTGACGGCCGAGGGACGACTCGCGCAATGAATCGCGTGACGACTCGCGTCATGACAGTCGTGCCGATCAAGGGTCCCGCACTGTCGGACCCCTGTGCGATGCTCAGCGATGTGGAGACCAGGTCCGTCAGCCCAGTGTTCGTCGGCCGCGCCGGCGAACTGGCCCAGCTCACCCATGCGCTCGCCCGCGCCGACGCGGGCGAGCCGCAGGCGTTGCTCGTGGGCGGCGAGGCGGGGGTCGGCAAGACCCGCCTCGTCGAGGAGTTCTTCTCTGCGGCCTGCGAGAGCGGCGCCGTCGTCGCGGTGGGCGGGTGCGTCGAAATCGGCGCCGACGGGCTGCCGTTCGCGCCGTTCTCCACCGCACTGCGCGCCCTGCGGCGCAGGCTCCCCGACGAGGTCGCCGCCGCCGCTGCCGGCCAGGAGGGCGAACTGGCCCGGCTGCTGCCCGAATTGGGGGAAACGACACACGGGCAGCACACCGAGGACGGCATGACGCGCCTCTTCGAGCTGACCGTACGTCTCCTGGAACGCATCACGGCGGAGCGTACGGTCGTCCTCGCCCTGGAGGACCTGCACTGGGCCGACACCTCCACCCGCCACCTCCTCGCGTACCTCTTCCGCACGCTGCGGCGCGGCCGCCTCGTCGTGGTCGCCACCTACCGCGCGGACGACATCCACCGCCGCCACCCGCTGCGCCCCCTCCTCGCCGAACTCGACCGGCTGCGCACGGTCCAGCGCATCGAACTGCCCCGCTTCAACCGCTCCGAAGTGCACCGCCAGCTGACCGGAATCCTCGCCAACGAACCGGCGCACTCGCTGGTCGACGAGGTCTTCACCCGCTCGGACGGCAACGCCTTCTTCGTCGAGGAACTGGCCTGCTGCATCGGCACGGGCTGCAGCACCGGCCTGAGCGAATCCCTGCGCGACGTCCTGCTCGTACGGGTCGAGGCGCTCCCGGACGATGCCCAGAAGGTCGCCAGGATCGTCGCCGAGGGCGGCTCCACCGTCGAGTACCCGCTGCTGCTCGCCGTCGCCAGGCTCTCCGAGGACGACCTGATCGAGGCGCTGCGGGCCGCCGTGGGCGCCAACCTGCTGCTCACCACCCCGGAGGGCGACGGGTACCGCTTCCGCCACTCCCTGGTGCGCGAGGCACTCAGCGACGACCTGCTGCCCGGCGAACGCTCCCGCCTCAACCGGCGGTACGCCGAAGCGCTGGAGGCCGATCCCTCGCTCGTACGGGCGGACGAGCGCGCCACGCGGCTCGCCAGCTACTGGTACGCCGCACACGACGCCGCCAAAGCCCTTCCCGCAGTACTGAAAGCCTCCGTCGAGGCACGTCGCCGCCACGCCTACGCCGAGCAGCTGCGCCTGCTGGAGCGGGCGATGGAGCTGTGGGACGACGCCCCCGACGACGTACGCGCCGTACTGCGGCCGCTCGACTACGCCGAGGTCTACCCTCCCTGCGGCTGCGACCCGGCGACGACGCCCCTGCGCTACCTCGACCTCATGGCGGAGGCGACCGTCGCGGGCCGGTTCGGCGGTGAGCGCGAACGGGCACTCAAGATCGCCAAGAAGGCGCTGCGGCTCCTTGAGAGCGAGGACGA from Streptomyces spiramyceticus carries:
- a CDS encoding MMPL family transporter, coding for MARIAQWCVAHRLASILLWLLALGTVAGAAGIAGSSYSNDYEVPGTESGRATALLDAGFDDRGGDNNTVVWHTAGRTTVQAAGVEQRMTQTLDDIADLPGIATVTSPYERQGAGQISADGHTAYATVTFDAQADDIPQPQAQALVDTAKKAETDKLQVELGGTAVASTEASSAHLSEVVGVVVAAVVLFLAFGSLAASLLPIATALVSVGTAYAGIVLLGHVMTVADFAPMLGMLIGLGVGIDYALFIVTRHRKGLRRGLSVPEAAANAVATTGRAVVFAGATVCIALLGMLILQLSFLNGVAIAASLTVVLTVAASVTLLPALLSLIGMKALSRRERRHLAEHGPQPELPTGFAARWSAFVERHPKLLGAVAAVVMLVLALPMLSLHLGTSDQGNNPATTTTRSAYDLLADGFGPGSNGPLTLVAEVDGADDKAAMNALGDSLGTAEGVASVGPVTYNSGGDTAVLSVVPETSPQSQDTSDLVDRLRESVLPQAEQGTSLEVYVGGVTASYDDFAEIIVGKLPLFVGVVIALGCALLLLAFRSVGIPLKAALMNVLAVASSFGIVVAIFQWGWGSELLGLGSAGPIEPFLPVIMVSVLFGLSMDYQVFLVSRMYEEWLETGDNRRAVRVGLAETSRVINSAAVIMIAVFLAFVLSGDRVIAMFGIALASAVALDAFVLRTLLVPALMHMLGGANWWLPRSLDRWLPRISIEPPECRPAHEKIPGQRASEQEELVQ
- a CDS encoding GNAT family N-acetyltransferase; this encodes MFAIPLGDDAELRPLEPWQAEEYLAHIDRGRAHIGQYIGLASAATDLASARAFLQSYADKQAADAGRIYGIWLEGTLVGGVLFRVFDAAAGNCEAGCWLEESAVGRGLVTRATRVLIDWAVDVRGMHRVEWLVSSANTASVNVAKRLGMTRDGVLRESYAYRGVRHDMEVWSVLGQEWREQR